A single window of Candidatus Flexicrinis affinis DNA harbors:
- the recJ gene encoding single-stranded-DNA-specific exonuclease RecJ, producing MANQRGKRWIVSEPAPDALLAGYRGMTPILAQVLFNRGLTTPEDAAEFLAQHDIRHNPFRLADMPKAVSRLREAIKAGESIVVYGDFDADGVTATALMVQGLTALGAAHVRAYIPNRVDEGYGLNVGAIDMLYDEGHRLIVTVDCGIRALDEIAHARRRGIDVIVTDHHSLGPELPDAYAVINCKRPGYDEPMLAGVGVAFKVIDALRRAELQNGGSDRAQALDLTQLLDLVAIGTVADLMPLNHLENRSLVRQGLDVLRSARRPGIQALLDVSGISPESVTTSSIAFGIGPRINAAGRLSDAIDAYRLLSSATSDEAEPLAELLQRLNTERQEKTRIAQDLIRSEIGETFDGPLIFAGHRDLESGIVGLVAGRMVEEYFLPSIILEYGDDESRASCRSIPEFDITAALDQCADLLVRHGGHALAAGFTVRNPNIPVLRERLSDLAREALRGKTVEPTLEVDAKIKVHSITDGLVEELAQLEPTGNGNRQPVFAVERAHIMDARTVGKEDKHLKLKIARAGMGQLDAIGFGLGPVLGELDRFADIAFTLEFNTFRDRRTVQLRLEDVKPC from the coding sequence ATGGCGAATCAGCGGGGCAAGCGCTGGATTGTGTCCGAGCCCGCCCCGGACGCATTGTTGGCCGGGTATCGCGGGATGACCCCGATCCTCGCACAAGTGTTGTTCAACCGTGGGCTGACCACCCCTGAGGACGCCGCGGAGTTCCTCGCGCAGCACGACATCCGTCATAACCCGTTCCGGCTTGCCGACATGCCGAAGGCCGTCTCGCGCCTGCGCGAAGCCATCAAAGCCGGCGAATCGATCGTGGTTTACGGCGACTTTGACGCCGACGGCGTGACCGCAACCGCCCTTATGGTGCAGGGACTGACGGCGCTTGGTGCGGCGCACGTCCGCGCGTACATCCCCAACCGCGTCGACGAAGGCTATGGCCTGAATGTCGGCGCCATCGATATGCTGTACGACGAAGGTCATCGCCTCATCGTGACCGTTGACTGCGGTATCCGCGCGCTGGACGAAATCGCACATGCGCGCCGCCGTGGCATCGACGTGATCGTGACCGATCATCACTCGCTCGGGCCGGAGCTTCCCGACGCGTACGCCGTCATCAACTGCAAGCGCCCCGGCTACGACGAGCCGATGCTGGCGGGCGTCGGCGTAGCGTTCAAGGTGATCGACGCGCTGCGCCGCGCCGAACTGCAGAATGGCGGGTCGGATCGCGCGCAGGCGCTCGATCTTACGCAGCTTCTCGACCTCGTTGCGATCGGTACCGTAGCCGACCTGATGCCGCTGAATCACCTCGAGAATCGTTCGCTCGTCCGGCAGGGCCTCGACGTGCTGCGCTCGGCCCGGCGGCCCGGAATTCAGGCGCTGCTGGACGTATCCGGTATTAGCCCTGAGTCCGTTACGACCAGCAGCATTGCGTTCGGGATCGGCCCGCGCATCAACGCCGCCGGCCGCCTCTCGGACGCCATCGACGCTTACCGCCTGCTCAGTTCAGCCACGTCCGACGAAGCCGAACCGCTTGCCGAGCTGCTGCAGCGGCTCAACACCGAGCGGCAGGAGAAGACCCGAATTGCCCAAGACCTCATCCGCAGTGAGATCGGCGAGACGTTTGACGGCCCATTGATCTTCGCCGGCCACCGCGACTTGGAGTCGGGCATCGTCGGTCTGGTCGCAGGCCGGATGGTCGAGGAATACTTCCTTCCGTCGATCATCCTCGAATACGGCGACGACGAAAGCCGCGCGTCCTGCCGCAGCATTCCCGAGTTTGACATCACGGCGGCGCTCGACCAGTGCGCCGACCTGCTCGTCCGCCACGGGGGCCATGCGCTCGCCGCCGGCTTCACTGTGCGCAATCCGAATATCCCGGTTCTGCGCGAACGGTTGTCCGACCTCGCCCGCGAGGCGCTGCGCGGCAAGACTGTCGAGCCGACGCTCGAGGTCGATGCGAAGATCAAAGTCCACAGCATCACAGACGGGTTGGTCGAAGAGTTGGCGCAGCTTGAGCCGACCGGCAACGGGAATCGGCAACCGGTGTTTGCCGTCGAGCGCGCGCACATCATGGACGCGCGCACGGTCGGCAAAGAGGATAAGCACCTCAAGCTGAAGATCGCGCGGGCAGGC
- a CDS encoding gamma-glutamyl-gamma-aminobutyrate hydrolase family protein, whose product MARPLIGITTAHRPAGTEREIPVYSAYTAIAENVARAGGLPVLIPSTIDDDSLRGIFDRVDGILLPGGGDIDSSHWGEPLHETVYGLDPARDHTELTIARWAAEEDRPLFGICRGHQLFNVALGATLIQDINSLYPTELSHGNFMPIPRGQRSHVVAIEPASRLAAIVGETHAVPVNSIHHQAVKHAAPGLRVAAVAPDGLIEATELPDARFALTVQWHPEDIADDERMFNLFRAFVQAASNT is encoded by the coding sequence ATGGCTCGCCCGCTGATCGGCATTACGACTGCGCACCGCCCTGCAGGCACCGAACGCGAAATCCCCGTGTATTCGGCCTACACGGCCATCGCCGAGAACGTGGCGCGCGCAGGCGGCTTGCCTGTGCTGATCCCGTCCACGATCGACGACGACAGCTTGCGCGGTATTTTCGATCGGGTGGACGGTATCTTGCTTCCGGGCGGTGGCGACATCGACAGCAGCCACTGGGGCGAGCCGCTGCACGAAACAGTCTACGGGCTTGATCCCGCGCGCGACCACACCGAACTGACCATCGCCCGCTGGGCGGCCGAAGAAGATCGCCCGCTGTTCGGAATCTGCCGCGGGCATCAGCTGTTCAATGTCGCGCTTGGCGCCACGCTCATTCAGGACATCAACAGCCTGTATCCGACCGAACTATCGCACGGCAACTTCATGCCGATCCCGCGCGGCCAGCGTTCGCACGTCGTCGCCATCGAACCCGCGTCACGCCTTGCCGCTATTGTCGGCGAGACGCACGCCGTCCCTGTCAACAGCATCCATCATCAGGCGGTGAAGCACGCAGCGCCCGGTTTGCGCGTCGCGGCGGTTGCGCCCGACGGGTTGATCGAGGCGACCGAGCTGCCTGACGCCCGCTTTGCGCTCACGGTACAGTGGCACCCCGAAGACATCGCCGACGACGAGCGGATGTTCAACCTGTTTCGGGCGTTCGTGCAAGCGGCGTCAAACACCTAG
- a CDS encoding methionyl-tRNA formyltransferase, giving the protein MGTPEFSVPTLKALAAAYDVIGVVTQPDRPAGRSREPVPPPVKVAASMLGIPVMQPERLRKPEVIEALRQWPADLYVVAAFGQILPQVVLDLPRLGGLNVHASLLPRWRGASPIQHAIKAGDTRTGVTIMKMDAGLDTGPILTAQEVDIAPNETSATLHDRLSKLGAELLIPTIKGYVEGTIVPRPQPAEGVTLAPQIRKDDGRIEWSASAERIDHMVRAFTPWPGTFTMWRGRLVKVLSGRVEQGNLPAGCVDVVDGQMLIGTGSGVYAPTRLQLAGRQALDVRAFVNGQPEIDGDLLQ; this is encoded by the coding sequence ATGGGGACGCCGGAATTCTCGGTGCCCACGCTGAAGGCCCTCGCTGCCGCATACGATGTAATCGGAGTTGTCACTCAGCCTGACCGGCCTGCGGGCCGTTCGCGCGAGCCTGTGCCGCCGCCGGTGAAGGTGGCCGCGAGCATGCTCGGGATTCCTGTCATGCAGCCAGAACGACTGAGAAAACCCGAAGTCATCGAGGCGCTCAGGCAGTGGCCCGCCGATTTGTACGTCGTGGCAGCGTTCGGGCAAATCTTGCCGCAGGTCGTGCTCGATTTGCCGCGGCTGGGCGGCCTCAACGTTCACGCGTCGCTTCTGCCACGCTGGCGCGGTGCATCGCCCATCCAGCACGCGATCAAAGCTGGCGATACACGCACAGGCGTCACTATCATGAAGATGGACGCCGGCCTCGACACGGGCCCGATCCTCACGGCGCAGGAGGTCGATATCGCCCCGAATGAGACCAGCGCAACCTTGCACGACCGGTTATCCAAACTTGGCGCCGAGCTGCTCATCCCGACGATCAAAGGTTACGTCGAAGGAACCATCGTGCCGCGCCCGCAGCCTGCCGAAGGCGTCACCCTCGCGCCACAAATCCGCAAGGATGACGGCCGAATCGAGTGGTCGGCGTCGGCAGAAAGAATCGATCACATGGTGCGCGCGTTTACACCGTGGCCGGGGACGTTCACCATGTGGCGTGGGCGTCTGGTCAAGGTGTTGAGCGGGCGCGTCGAGCAGGGCAACTTGCCGGCGGGCTGCGTCGATGTGGTCGATGGACAGATGCTGATCGGGACAGGCTCAGGCGTCTATGCGCCGACACGTCTGCAGTTGGCCGGGCGGCAGGCGCTTGACGTCCGGGCATTCGTCAACGGCCAGCCGGAAATCGATGGCGATTTGCTGCAGTAG
- a CDS encoding GAF domain-containing protein: MGAITARLQGLLPRTTDRVPTSPRERVLYALSGGLIAVAALAMLVYLATALITASRPFLGVLISPVLTVVEAGPVGTSNWPGSDAGLTAGDRIVAVNGTALSRVDSAAARTGLNEVLGTLSAGDTVTVEAETTAGVARSATVQLTRLPFVDLFAYFGIPFVAGVVSLLTAVYLFLWRRESVGAFVASGICAAMAVTIGGIYDVSTASILGPLWAIAAGLAGGLMLLFGFSIPAPLPIAYRVPILRPAALIAGVAAGVVAAVMISGPSSAASYETGVSIALGACLGGAVLLVFTMLWQRRRAASREARNQSGIVLIGLMLSAVPFLVWIAAVVLRLLAPGFTLPISPQAAMPFLLATVLSFPFALNAPRRVDSDSLVSQSITYVFLLVALVIGYFLLTLGFGLMASSMVPDNPVLIAVTIFVIAALFLPIRARLQVRIDTVFFRQRRALQSIVEDFGQRLTELTDVDKAIAAFREAVDQGISPKHLVVFVQRAPGGDYMAASGETELRFPANAPLASYLLTVGAPVTFVPGQPLPPDLLSDKARIDVLAPSVIAGLPGSERLFGFAVLGPRQGSRRAYDYEDLRFLSALTGQLAVAIERAQSVETLEQRVKELDVLSSLGQASNFTRTLDDLLELISAQTNRLLKSDFQYIAFFDAEQEQLYFAFFLEEDERYNAREGRRWPLGNDIYSQILRSGESRRYEDYNREKQIGTFGTLYDSPRIRAWMGVPLVAQNRRLGVFALGKRDTIPYTSDDMATFINLAGLAATALEKAQLFDEVNARARQLAALNEVSQQLVAAEAGDVNTLLRLITESAVAILEAEAGSLLLRSDEDSDDMIFRVVLGEAEQELTGTRVSQDRGLIGAVLRTKQPQVANDTRIDRSWQGEVTRETGFRSNSIVAVPLLAKDRIIGVLEVLNKKNGQLFNHDEVQLLSTFASQAGVAIENARLFEMTGSALNQRLEELQTLASIDSELARALDQREVAKITLRWASRVTGAEACVLGEVNVVSQAMRVLAIEGYDPEDYPDGAQGSLWPIDRGIVQRVMRTRVADLADLRFDPDYAPSLRGAVSQITVPMRSGEDVIALLVLETTGEAFRLTDLDFVNRLTERASIALANAQLYERIVSAAENKSEFVAFAAHELKNPLTSIKGYSDTLLNPRVASAMNDQQREQFLAVIRSNAERMQDIIDDLRDIAASDAGRLQIAYEPLQFRTVVEDTLESFQQQFEDKQQTVSVDMPSELPTVFGDHKKLVQVMTNLISNAHKYSPAGSEMAVTVEPVDSFDLPGGRTLGPSLYVTVRDSGIGMSSADLKRIFNEDYFRSDDTRARTQKGTGLGMMITQRLVEGHGGRIWVESELDSGSVFQFVIPLDRATEKPSSQTGIRKKIVMTPPASD; the protein is encoded by the coding sequence ATGGGTGCAATTACTGCCCGGCTGCAAGGACTGCTACCGCGCACAACGGATCGTGTGCCGACCAGCCCGCGAGAGCGCGTGCTCTACGCGCTGTCCGGGGGGCTCATTGCGGTCGCAGCGTTGGCGATGCTTGTTTATTTAGCCACAGCTCTCATCACGGCGTCACGCCCGTTTCTAGGGGTTTTGATCTCGCCCGTGCTGACGGTCGTCGAGGCCGGGCCGGTCGGCACGTCGAATTGGCCGGGCAGCGATGCAGGCCTTACTGCAGGCGATCGAATTGTCGCCGTGAACGGGACGGCGCTCTCTCGAGTCGACTCGGCGGCAGCCCGCACAGGTCTCAACGAAGTGCTGGGCACCCTATCCGCAGGCGATACCGTTACAGTGGAAGCGGAGACCACAGCCGGCGTGGCACGCAGCGCCACGGTCCAACTAACCCGTCTGCCGTTTGTAGATCTGTTTGCATACTTCGGCATTCCGTTTGTGGCGGGTGTCGTGTCGCTGTTGACCGCGGTTTATCTGTTCCTTTGGCGGCGCGAGTCGGTCGGTGCGTTTGTCGCGTCGGGCATTTGTGCCGCGATGGCTGTGACGATCGGCGGCATCTACGACGTGTCGACTGCCAGCATCCTCGGTCCGCTTTGGGCGATTGCCGCCGGCCTTGCTGGCGGATTGATGCTCCTGTTCGGATTTTCGATTCCAGCGCCACTGCCGATCGCCTATCGCGTGCCGATCCTTCGTCCGGCAGCCTTGATTGCCGGAGTTGCCGCCGGGGTCGTCGCCGCGGTGATGATCTCCGGCCCGTCGAGTGCCGCCAGTTACGAGACCGGTGTCTCGATCGCGCTTGGCGCCTGTCTGGGCGGTGCCGTCCTGCTGGTGTTCACGATGTTGTGGCAGCGCCGGCGCGCGGCAAGCCGTGAAGCGCGCAATCAGAGCGGCATCGTTTTGATCGGCCTGATGTTGAGCGCCGTCCCGTTCCTCGTCTGGATTGCTGCGGTCGTGCTCCGGTTGCTTGCGCCGGGGTTTACGCTGCCGATCTCGCCGCAGGCCGCGATGCCGTTTCTGCTGGCCACGGTGCTCAGCTTCCCGTTTGCCCTCAACGCGCCGCGCCGTGTCGACAGCGATTCCCTGGTCAGTCAGTCGATCACGTACGTGTTTCTGCTCGTTGCGCTGGTGATTGGATACTTCCTGTTGACGCTCGGCTTCGGCCTGATGGCGTCGAGCATGGTGCCTGACAACCCGGTGTTGATCGCCGTCACGATTTTTGTGATCGCCGCCCTGTTTCTGCCTATCCGAGCGCGTCTGCAAGTCCGCATCGACACCGTCTTTTTCCGTCAACGCCGCGCGCTGCAGTCGATCGTCGAGGATTTCGGCCAACGCCTGACCGAATTGACCGACGTCGACAAAGCGATCGCTGCGTTTCGCGAGGCTGTCGATCAGGGGATTAGCCCGAAGCATCTCGTGGTCTTCGTCCAGCGCGCGCCGGGCGGCGACTATATGGCTGCAAGCGGGGAAACGGAGCTTCGTTTTCCCGCCAATGCGCCGCTTGCGTCATATCTGCTGACTGTTGGTGCGCCAGTGACATTCGTGCCCGGTCAGCCGCTCCCGCCCGACTTGCTCAGTGACAAGGCGCGTATCGACGTGCTCGCACCGTCCGTCATCGCCGGGCTGCCCGGATCGGAGCGCTTATTCGGTTTTGCGGTGCTTGGGCCGAGGCAAGGCAGCCGTCGCGCGTATGACTATGAGGATTTGCGGTTCCTGTCGGCGTTGACTGGCCAGCTTGCCGTGGCCATTGAGCGCGCACAGTCGGTCGAGACGCTCGAACAGCGCGTGAAAGAACTGGACGTGCTCAGCTCATTGGGCCAAGCGTCGAACTTCACCCGCACGCTGGACGACCTTCTCGAACTTATCAGCGCGCAGACCAACCGCCTGCTCAAGTCGGACTTCCAGTACATCGCGTTCTTCGACGCCGAACAGGAACAGTTGTACTTTGCATTCTTCCTCGAAGAGGACGAACGCTACAACGCGCGCGAAGGCCGGCGCTGGCCGCTCGGAAACGACATCTACAGCCAAATCCTCAGGTCGGGCGAGTCGCGCCGCTACGAAGACTACAACCGCGAGAAGCAGATAGGCACGTTTGGCACACTCTACGACAGCCCGCGTATCCGCGCGTGGATGGGTGTGCCGCTTGTGGCGCAGAACCGCCGGCTTGGCGTGTTTGCGCTCGGCAAACGTGACACGATTCCGTACACGTCGGACGACATGGCGACGTTCATCAACCTAGCCGGTCTCGCCGCCACTGCGCTTGAAAAGGCGCAGTTGTTCGATGAGGTGAACGCGCGCGCGCGTCAGCTTGCTGCGCTGAACGAAGTCAGTCAGCAGTTGGTGGCCGCAGAAGCGGGTGACGTCAACACGCTGCTTCGCCTGATTACCGAGAGCGCAGTAGCGATCCTCGAGGCAGAGGCCGGATCGCTGCTTTTGCGGTCGGACGAGGACAGCGACGACATGATCTTCCGCGTGGTGCTCGGCGAAGCGGAGCAGGAGCTGACCGGCACGCGCGTGTCGCAAGACCGCGGCCTGATCGGCGCGGTGCTGCGCACAAAACAGCCGCAGGTCGCAAACGACACGCGTATCGACCGAAGCTGGCAAGGTGAGGTTACACGGGAGACCGGGTTCCGGTCGAATTCGATCGTGGCAGTGCCGCTTCTGGCCAAGGATCGCATTATCGGCGTGCTCGAGGTACTGAATAAGAAGAACGGCCAGTTGTTCAACCATGACGAGGTGCAGCTTCTGTCCACGTTTGCGTCGCAGGCCGGGGTAGCGATTGAAAACGCCCGCCTGTTCGAAATGACCGGAAGCGCGCTGAACCAGCGCCTCGAGGAACTTCAAACACTCGCCAGCATCGACTCCGAGCTGGCGCGCGCGCTAGATCAGCGAGAGGTGGCGAAGATCACGCTGCGCTGGGCCAGCAGGGTAACCGGGGCCGAGGCGTGTGTGCTCGGCGAAGTCAATGTGGTCAGTCAGGCAATGCGCGTGCTGGCCATCGAAGGCTACGACCCCGAAGATTACCCGGACGGCGCGCAGGGATCGCTATGGCCGATCGACCGAGGCATCGTGCAGCGCGTGATGCGCACCCGCGTGGCCGATCTTGCCGACCTGCGCTTCGACCCGGATTACGCCCCCAGCTTGCGCGGCGCGGTCAGCCAGATTACCGTGCCGATGCGATCCGGCGAGGATGTGATCGCACTGCTGGTGCTTGAAACCACAGGCGAAGCTTTCCGACTGACCGATCTCGACTTCGTCAACCGTTTGACGGAGCGTGCCAGTATCGCGCTGGCCAACGCGCAATTGTACGAACGGATCGTGAGTGCGGCGGAGAACAAGAGCGAATTCGTGGCATTTGCAGCGCACGAACTGAAGAATCCGCTGACGTCGATCAAGGGATACAGCGACACGCTGCTCAACCCGCGCGTCGCGAGCGCGATGAACGACCAGCAGCGCGAGCAGTTTCTCGCTGTGATTCGCTCGAACGCCGAACGCATGCAGGACATCATCGACGACCTGCGCGACATCGCGGCGTCGGACGCGGGCCGCCTGCAGATCGCCTACGAGCCGCTCCAGTTCCGTACGGTAGTCGAAGATACGCTCGAATCGTTCCAGCAGCAGTTTGAGGACAAACAACAGACAGTCTCGGTCGACATGCCGTCAGAGCTTCCTACCGTGTTCGGCGATCATAAGAAACTCGTTCAGGTGATGACCAACCTGATCAGCAATGCGCACAAATACAGCCCTGCAGGTTCGGAGATGGCCGTCACGGTCGAGCCGGTCGACAGCTTCGACCTGCCCGGCGGGCGTACACTCGGGCCGTCGCTGTACGTGACGGTGCGGGACTCAGGCATCGGCATGAGCAGTGCCGACCTGAAGCGGATTTTCAACGAGGACTACTTCCGCAGCGATGACACGCGCGCGCGGACGCAGAAGGGGACCGGGCTGGGCATGATGATCACCCAGCGTCTGGTCGAAGGGCACGGCGGGCGCATCTGGGTCGAAAGCGAACTCGACTCCGGCTCGGTGTTCCAGTTCGTCATCCCGCTGGACCGTGCGACAGAGAAGCCGTCGTCGCAGACCGGAATTCGCAAGAAGATCGTGATGACGCCGCCTGCGTCGGACTAG
- the rplS gene encoding 50S ribosomal protein L19, which produces MSQQIISGLEAPDRGHPELHPGDTVKVHVRIVEGGKERIQVFQGVVIRLRKGGNDANFTVRRIASHGVGVERTFLLKSPRVDKIEVTRGAKVRRAQLYYLRDLRGKKARLKERRRNKQMVTEAPSDN; this is translated from the coding sequence ATGAGTCAGCAAATCATCAGTGGCTTGGAGGCGCCCGATCGCGGGCACCCCGAACTCCACCCGGGCGACACCGTGAAGGTTCACGTGCGCATCGTTGAGGGTGGCAAGGAGCGTATTCAGGTCTTTCAGGGCGTGGTGATCCGCCTCCGCAAGGGCGGCAACGACGCCAATTTCACCGTCCGGCGCATCGCGTCGCACGGCGTGGGTGTCGAGCGTACGTTCCTGCTCAAGAGCCCGCGCGTCGACAAAATCGAAGTCACCCGCGGCGCGAAGGTGCGCCGTGCGCAGCTGTACTACCTGCGCGACCTGCGCGGCAAGAAGGCGCGACTCAAGGAGCGCCGCCGCAACAAGCAGATGGTGACCGAAGCGCCTTCCGACAACTAG
- a CDS encoding adenylate kinase: protein MKRVIVIGSTGSGKTTLARELARLIGGVHIELDAFNFLPGWTDRPLDDMRALVADAVQAERWAACGNYGKIRDIVWPLADTAVWLDYPLPRILWRLTRRSITRAITREDLWNTGNRENFFQHLKWNKDSLYYWAITTRKRRTVQYEALFSSEPYDRIRLVRLPSVRDTQAWLQSVHAVYSGRSG from the coding sequence ATGAAGCGAGTCATTGTCATCGGCAGCACCGGCTCTGGAAAAACGACGCTCGCACGCGAACTTGCCCGGCTGATCGGTGGTGTTCATATCGAACTCGACGCCTTCAATTTCCTGCCCGGCTGGACCGACCGACCGCTGGATGACATGCGCGCGCTGGTCGCCGATGCAGTGCAGGCCGAACGTTGGGCCGCGTGCGGCAACTACGGCAAGATTCGGGACATCGTGTGGCCGCTGGCCGATACGGCGGTCTGGCTTGATTACCCCCTGCCTCGCATCCTGTGGCGTCTGACTCGACGTTCAATCACCCGCGCGATCACACGCGAAGACCTGTGGAATACCGGCAACCGAGAGAACTTCTTCCAGCATCTGAAATGGAACAAAGATTCGCTGTACTACTGGGCCATCACCACGAGAAAACGGCGTACGGTGCAGTATGAAGCGCTCTTCTCGTCCGAGCCGTACGATCGCATCCGGCTGGTGCGGCTTCCGAGCGTGAGGGACACGCAAGCGTGGTTGCAGTCGGTTCATGCCGTGTATTCCGGGCGTTCAGGTTGA